From the genome of Opisthocomus hoazin isolate bOpiHoa1 chromosome 4, bOpiHoa1.hap1, whole genome shotgun sequence:
GCTGCTCCCGGAGCTGGGATGGAAGGAAAAGGAGCTGAGCCTTTGCAGACGGGGCTGGGGGCACAGGGTGCTTGCTCCGAGATGCCCCCAGGTGCTGCCCCCACACCCCTAGCAGGCAGGATCCGTGCCACCGTCCCAGTACACCCAGCACCACCAGTCTGGCGCGACCCCGGGGGTCCTGCCCATCGTGCAGCCCACGGCTGGGCCCCGAGCGGGGCCCGGGGCAGCACCCACCTCGCCAGCCCTGCTTTGCCTTGCCCAGCCCGTGGGCCACCCCGCCGGCATCCTCATTTTCCCCGAGATTAGCTGCGGCGCGGGAGCCCCTGCGCATCGCCAGCAGGTGACAAATAAGATTTTTCCACTCTCCCGAGCACCCGGCATGGGTCTGTCATTGAAAATGCAAAGCAGTGCGGTGCCAAcctccgccgcccgccctcccctccGCCAGCCGAACCCCCTCGCCATCACTGCTGGACCCCCCCCGGCCTCAGCACCCACTGCTCGCTTCCCCTCGGCAGTGccagggtgctgggcacggtgccCTCCTGCCCCGTGGAGCTGAGAGGTTTGCTTAGAGGGGTGTCAAACCGCATGGCCTCGTGGTGTCCTTTGGGTGCACCCATGTCTGGCACTACGGCAGGagagcagggtgggggggggtgcacgggggtccctgccacgctgggTACGTGCACCCTACCAGGGCCTGCCTGCCTCCAGGGAGGGTGCCAGGCTCTGGGGTGGGCACACAGCGGGCTCACCCCAGTGGCAGAGGGTGAGGGATCGCCCCTCACAGGAAACACCTGGCCCAAGATGTGCATGTTGGGGTGGGCATCACCCCATAAACCCCACCCCAAGGGActcccccatccccagcacccaaGGAGAGGGGAGCACAGGTGCGCTCCACCCCACAGCTGGGCACATCCACCCAGCACCCAAAGCTGTCACCCATGAACCCAACCATTCCAAACCCCTCAGTCTCCCAAACCCCTTGTCCCCCTTGCCCCCCCAACCCTAAGGACCCTGTTACACGCTGTGCCCCCAGCCCGGAGCCAGccgcctccccagcagccccccgccctgcTCTCCCCTGCCGCCGCCGCGTCTCCCCTCCGCTATTGTCAGAGGGTTGCCTCTGCCTCTGTCTGCGAAATTAATTCGGAGGTGGAGAGGGAGAATTATGTAAAGTGTGGTTATTCTGGAGCGGCGGGGGAAGCGCGGCTGATGGCAAAGTGCCTTTTTGTGTgtttaatatgcatttttttccagcGGTGCATTTTCAGGCGGGtaatttgctgtcttttcagaCCCCGATCAGTATCATTTCTCCAGCAATGACAGCTTTTATTTGCACTGAAATGAATGCTGCGAAATTTCCAAGAAATAGCCGAGGCCCCGTTGGCTGCCCACCCCCGCAGGCCAGGACATGGGCACCCGCCACCGCCTGccccccgcagcctcccggccGGGCCCTGCCCACGGCCCCCTTGGTAGCAGTGCCCAGGGGTGCTGGGCACACACCTGTGTCGCCTTGCACACCTCACGTGTGCTCCCCTGGCTCAGCACCCCCCAGACACACACCTTGAGCCCTGGATGCACATCAGCGCACCACACGTAGGGATGTATGTACACCCCAACGCAGACGGACATATGGAAACCCCTTGTGCAGGCATACGCatcaccccagcacagcacccggCGTCTGCACGCACACACAGACTCGCGGTCCACGCATCCCCCTCGTAACACatacacacccccacacaccagTGCACGCGTGACCCTCCTTATGTACTGGGGTCCCCCCCCACTTTATGTCCCACCAGGCTTCAGCGCATCCCCGACCCAAGGCACTCATCCCTCAGGAGGGTTTGGGGGCTCCCCATGCACCCCTCTCCCCCCCATCCCTAGCACAGCCCAGCccttggggaaactgaggcagagagtgGGCAGGCAGAGATGGGTGTCTCCCCGCAGCCCATCACCTCTCGAAGCACCGGCAGCGATGGGTGGGAGCTTGGAGAAGACGCAggctgtgtgtctgtgtatgtctgtgtgtcAGGAGGGAGGAAAATAACATTTGTGTAGGTGTGTGCTGCGTGGGTGTTTTGCGCTGGAGCCGGCATGCCAGTGCTGCCGTGCCACGCTGCCTTTGCAGCGGCTGTGCACGCTGCGTGTGCACATCTGGGTGTGCCCGTGTCAGCACCCTGCCCACGCCCTGGCGCGTGTGACGGCGTGTCTGCAGGGGTGGCGTGGGCACGCATGTCCGTGCGATGCCATGTGCGCAGCTCAGACCAGCACAGCATCTCCATGCGTGTGACACGGCGCGTGCGGCCAGGCGTGCTTGGGCACATGTGGCTTAGGGATGACGAATGGTGCTCGGGGGTGCCCACACGTGTGCAATGCTGCATTGCCCCTCAACGGAGTGGGGGGCTCTACACCCCTGGTCTCGCATCCTCTAGACCCCCAGCTGCGGTGGAGCTGGTGCCTGGCACGGCCAAGGTTAACTCTGCCGAAGCCCGGCGGCACGGTGCAGGGAAGCTTTAATTTAATGAAGTGTGAGGCTTTTTATGGGCTTTTAATTACGCAGTGATAATTAACATTATAGGCCGCCGGGTCCCGCTGGTGcccggctgccctgtgccagctcCCGCCTGTTTGCAAATAAACCCTGCAGGCTACATGGTGCCCACCCCATGGCACCCACCTCCCACTgctggaagcagccccagccctctgcccaccccCTGCGGTGAGGATTTGGGCGCAAATTTGGGCACAACCCTCTGCAAAAGTTGGGGAGCAAGGAGGCCtccacatttcccccccccacccccgcaagCAGCACCCGGCTGCCTGGGTTTCTCCAGCCCTTGGGcgagcagagctgccagctggCAGTGCCAGGCTTGGGGAGAGCGAGCACAGGCAGCAGTGCCACGCTCGTCCCCCCCGACCGGAGCCCAGCCTGGCCCGGAGAAGTCCCCCTGAGCCGGGGCTAATAGGAAGCGATCcatcaggcagggctgggcacaCTGCCCACCTGCCAGGCACCCAAAGGATTTATTGCCCAGTGCCCAGGCAATTTCCCGCCCTCCCCTAATCAATAAGGGGGGAGTAAGGGGGCAATGGCAGCTCCCCCATGCAGGTCACGATGGGCATGGGGAGGTGGCAATGCCCCATGAGACAGGTCCCAGAGCAAGGCCACAGGACCCAGGCTTCCAGGTAAGGTCAATCCCCCCCCCTATcatttcccccctccctgggGGAAAAAGGGCCTCAGACCCCATGGGGGGGCCCTATAGACTAAAGCATCTGGGTGcccccccacccagcagcacTCGGGCTGCTGAGGAAGGTCTGGGGTGCCATACCCTGCAGCCATTAGGgccagcacccggctgctcccacccCCAGCCTCACGCAGGGAACCCAGGCGTCTAggctcccctcccccaccccttcccATTTAATTTTTCCTAATGAAAGGCAGGGAGGatggcggggagccggggcaccAAGGTCGAGGCTGCCTTTAATCAATCCCCGCTGCTGGCTGGGCGCCCGGAGGAGCCGgcggaggagaggctgggggctgcgggaggtgggAAGCACAGGGAGCCGGGGTGCAGGGTGCAACCAAGGGGCTCCCAGCAGCCAACCGGGGCACCCAGCACTCGGCCCACCCCTCCCCGGGACTCTGCTATCGCCCACCACCCCCCCAAAGTAAAGGCACCGTGAACGCACTGCGCTGCCAAGGCTGTGCCCGGATCCTGCCAGGGCAGCTTTAAGCCTGGGCAAGagacaccccccaaaaaacaacacccccccaccccactccagCACCTACCTCCCAGCGTGGGGCACCGACCCCTCCCCGcccgctgggctggggacagcagggctggggacatccCCAGGCTCGGGCGGCGGAAGGCACTGGGCGAAGGAGGATGcatggagccggggggggggacagggacctgTGGGGTGCCCTAGAGCTGGGTGCTGGTGACGGCACtgaccccatgcaccagcacggTGGGGCCCAGCCCGCGGGTGAGCAGCTCCAGCTGGCGCAGGTAGAGCGGGTGCAGGCTGGTGTCGGCCGGTGGCCGCGGCAGATAGAGGAACCGCACGGCCGGCGCGGGGCTCTGCTCCAAGACGAGCTTGTTGGCGGCACAGACGTACTCATCCGACACTTGGGTGGCGTTGGCTGGGAAGTTcaccgctccttcctcctcctcctcctccgccccggCGGGCGCCGGCCCCCCCGGTGGTCCCCGGCGGGTTTGCCAGTGCAGGTGGGTGACAGCATCCcaggccaccagctggatttggGCTTGGATCCGCAAGTCCTTGAGGAGTTGGCGCAGCTTCTCCTCCTGGGCGTGGGGCATGGCGCCCGCCTCCACGCAGAGGAAGAGGCGCAGGCGCGCCCGCCGCCAGGCCCGCGCCATGCTGAGGACGCAGGCCATCTGCAGCAGGAAGAGGCTGCAGGTGTCGGCGTAGCGGGCGCTGTCGGGCCGCAGCAGGTTCACGGGCCAGACGTGGATggtgggcgcggggctggcggcccgCCGCAGCTCCCAGGCCTTGTCCAGGTCCTCCAGCTGCCGGGCCAGCAGGACGTTGCGAAGCATCTTCAGGGCGTCAGCCACGATGCCCACGTACTCCCGGGCCGACAGCAGCTTGGGGTCAGCGGGCGCCCGCAGCGGGGGGAAGCCCAGGGGCACCTCCTCACGGGTGCTGGTGAAGGCGGGGTGCTGGGCTAGACCGTCCTGCGGCACCGCGTCATCGTAGAAGCCCATCACCAGGGTGTTGGGGCGCATCCCGCCTGCCGGAGAAACCCCAGCAGCCCAGCTGAGCGGAGGTGGAGGGCCCCTCCAGCCCTTCAGGCACCGGCGAGCCCCAGCTTGGCTCTGGTATTGCCCACCCAACATCCCTCCAAGCTGCAGCTTGGCTTTGGTACTGCCCACATGGGGTGCTTCCAACCTCCTGGGCATTGCCCATCCAGGTGTTGGcaagcctggacaaggtcctgtgcagcctgctgtaggcgaccctgcttcggcagggggttggactacatgacccacagaggtcccttccaaccccgaacattctgtgattctgtgatgccccTCAACAGCACCAACACAGATGTCTCCAAGCCCCAACGTCGCTTCGGCATTGCCCATCCGGGTGCCTCCAAGGCCCAATCCGGCTTTGGCATTGCCCAACCCAGGTGCCTCCAACCCCCAACCCGGCTTCGGCATTGCCAGTCTGGGTGCCGCCCAACCTCTTGGCACTTCTCATCCTGCAGGCACAGTGGGGTGGACCCTCACCCATGCCCAGCCCGGGCACCACTCACCAAGGCCAGAGGTGAAGAGAAGCTGCCGGACACCATGCCGCACCGAGGGCGCAAGGGTGAGACTGACGAAGGCTTTGACGTTCAGCTTGTCCACCAAGCTCAGCCACGAGTCttgctggggctgcagcgggtCCGAGGGCAGCGTGTCTGGGGGGGGAGTGAGAACAACATCAGGGGATCGGGTACCCCATACTGGGGGCTCAATCTGGTGTCCCCACAGCACCCCTCCTGCAAAACCAGTGCTAACCCCTgcgcccaccccagcacccacagagaCAGGGAGGGTGGAAGCAGGTGCTTCCAGCCAGAGCTATGAaattatacataaatatataaaaaatacccAGTCAGccccatcccccccctccccaatttcGGGCCATTAGTCACCACGGCaacggcggggaggggggagcagagccCGTGCATCCGCTggggcggggacggggacagccaCGACGTGTGCCAGGGAGCATGCGTGTGTAAACCAACACGCACTGGCGTGCAAACACGCCTGAAATACATGGATGCACAGCGGCAGGCAGGAGGCGAGGATGGACACAGGCACAGGCACGTGGCAAGGCTGTGCCGCGTGTGTGCCCACGTGTGTGCTGGGTGTGCGCAGGTGCTGACCTGTGCGCCGGAACCGCACTGCGGGAACATGGGTGCCATGTGTGCACACCAGCACCGACACGTGCAGGAGCCCCGTGTGTACATGGAGAGATGAATACTTGAGCACACACATGTGCAAACTTCCAGCACACGTATGCAAGCATGTGTGCACAGGAGGCATGGGACAGACAGAAGCTACTTATGTCCTCCACACCATGCCAAGCACATGGTGCCACACGTGCCCAGAATGCTGACATTCCTCACCGTGCCCACCCTGCTCAGCCAGGATCTGTGCAGCGGCATCACCTCAAGGACTCTGAGAGCCCCCAAGCATGGGGCAGAGGCCACCAGTGCCGGCGACAGTGCAGACCCTCACCCAAGTCCTGCAGCTCGACGTGGCCCAGGACGTAGAGGCCACTCTTCTTGAGGTCGTTGACAAAGTCGATGAGGCGGGCGCTGCCCCGTGGGTTCTGCACCATCAGCAGCACCTGCGGGCGCCAGAACTTGACGTGGTCCTTCCGTACATCCAGCATCAGCAGGTACTTCCGCACCTGGAGGAAGGGAGGCCAGCAGGTGAAGAACCCTCCTTCCTTCAACAAACCACCCATGGGCATGCCAGCTCCAAGGACATGCTGCCCGGAACAGAGCTGCCACAGGGATACCATCCTGGGGACACCAGCTCTCCACCCCATGAGGGGACAGCGGAGACAAACAGGGCTCACCTGGTGGAAGATGAGGGCCTGGCTGATGTAGCcccaggtgctgctgggtgagaggtagtggagggcgaggaggaggatgaggaggaagccCAGGCTCACCGAGGCTGACACGGGGCTGATGAGGAACATCATGACGCAGCAGCCCGCGATGCCCAGCAGGCATGTGTGCCAGGTGAAGTACCGGAAGGTGGGCCTGGAGCAGGGAGACGGGGACACCCGCTACCACGTGGCTCCTGTGCCAGCCACAAGGCGGGCACAGCAAGGGGGTCTGTGCCAAGGTGCCACACCAGCCCCCCCCATTAAACCCCGCTGTGCCAGCCCAGGGCACGTCAGGCACCCCAAATGCCTGCGAGAGAAGGCACAGAGGGGAGATGGTACCTCCCAGGGCACCGGGCAGTCCCTTGGTGCCAGCCCCTGGCAAGCAGGGGTAATGATGGTtacggggctggggctgccctggcacACCCGGGGGGCCAGGCAGTGTCAGGCAGCGCATGGCAGCACCGGCACCCGTGATGCCCGCTCAGCCTGGCACCaggaggcagaggcagggaggCAAGAAGCTGTTATTTTCTCTAATTGTTGTTTTTCCTGAAAGGTAATTAAAATCCTTTTCTGCCGCGCTTGATGGAGACCTCAGTATGGTGGGGGCGGGGGTGGCACCAGATGTGGAGCGGGCGAGGGGTCCGTCgcctcccaccccagcagcttTCCCCCCAGGCACCCCTCCTGCTCCACCCGTGCCCAGGGGGGAGCGGCTGGGGGGGCTAACCCCCCGCCTGGCAcagacagcagctctgcctcagGAATGGGGGATCCCGGGGCAGTGCTACCCAGCCCTGCTCGGGCATCACCTCTGCCCCACCTGCGGGACTCCCTGCTTCAGAggcacagccccctgcccccAGGGCAGCGGGCATCGCCCAGGAGGGAGATGAGGCTCCCCCCAACCACCCTGCCGTGCCCCCATAGATTTGGGCAGCCCTGCCaggccagccctgtgccagggtACCCCGTGCCCACCgccccaggctggggctgcttgacaCGAACACTCCTCCTTCCTGGAAGATCTTCTCCTCCCCCCCAACCAGgatccccctccctccctccctccactttCCCCGTTAGTTTAATTAGCGCTAATGGAAAGTGGGCTCCATCACTGCTTGGCAGGCTGCCTGGGGGATGCCGGTCGGGCACAGGCTATAAATTACCTCCGGAAAGCCTCAGGGGAGGGGGCGAGCGG
Proteins encoded in this window:
- the SLC12A9 gene encoding solute carrier family 12 member 9 — its product is MASSERSALLTYRLCGGSGEEERGRERGRAAAAAAPPRKLPTFLGVVVPTLLSMFSVVLFLRLGFVVGHAGLYQALAMFAVAYFIIGMTVLSVCAIATNGALDAGGAYYMISRALGPEFGGSIGIMFFLANVCGSALYVLGLVEAVVDSFGIPPGQKAGTGVHVLPQSYWYELLYGTVLLALCLLVCLVGASIYAKATFLIFLIVAGVLGTILVSFFATRPVGVPIRLPHFNGSETENGSFTGFSLATLRDNLGGGYGVDYTTGQMMSFSSVFAVMFNGCTGIMAGSNMSGDLKRPSYSIPRGTISAVLFTYLVYNLLAFLMCATCNRTLLQKDYGFLRDISIFPPLVTVGIYAATLSAAMSNLIGASRILYALARDDLFGRALTLAKKTSASGNPVMAVILSWLVVQLVLFSGKLNTIAGVVTTFFLLVYATVNLACLALEWASAPNFRPTFRYFTWHTCLLGIAGCCVMMFLISPVSASVSLGFLLILLLALHYLSPSSTWGYISQALIFHQVRKYLLMLDVRKDHVKFWRPQVLLMVQNPRGSARLIDFVNDLKKSGLYVLGHVELQDLDTLPSDPLQPQQDSWLSLVDKLNVKAFVSLTLAPSVRHGVRQLLFTSGLGGMRPNTLVMGFYDDAVPQDGLAQHPAFTSTREEVPLGFPPLRAPADPKLLSAREYVGIVADALKMLRNVLLARQLEDLDKAWELRRAASPAPTIHVWPVNLLRPDSARYADTCSLFLLQMACVLSMARAWRRARLRLFLCVEAGAMPHAQEEKLRQLLKDLRIQAQIQLVAWDAVTHLHWQTRRGPPGGPAPAGAEEEEEEGAVNFPANATQVSDEYVCAANKLVLEQSPAPAVRFLYLPRPPADTSLHPLYLRQLELLTRGLGPTVLVHGVSAVTSTQL